The nucleotide window GCGTTCATCGTATTACGTGCCGTAAAAACCTCTTAACCACCCCTCCATAACTTAGGAAAAATTATGAAAGCTTCTGTTGAAATCAGCATGTACCCATTAAGAGAACAGTACTGCCAACCTATTATCGACTTTATCGATGAACTGGAAAGCCACCCGGAGGTTTCCATTCAACGTAACAGTATGTCTACCCACATCTATGGTGATTATCAAGCCGTCATGGACACTTTAAACACCGAGATGCTTAAAGTATTGGAGCAGATACCGGAAACCGTATTTGTGATTAAACTGATTGGTACAGACCGTGAAAAAGCGGTGATTGATACCTGTGGATAACTCGTTGATAACTGAAATCATCCATCAGTTTTCAGTTCAATCCTCTTGGGAATTACTTGCTGCAAGCTTAGGTATTCTATACGTTGTTTTAGCGGCCAAAGAGTCCGCATGGTGTTGGCCAGCAGCCTTTGCAAGCACGGTAATCTATACCGTGCTTTTTTGGGAGGGGCAGCTTCCCATGCAGGCTTTATTGAACTTTTACTATATGGGGATGGCTGTTTATGGTTTTATCCTATGGCGAGGAGTTAACAATACGGAAAACATCATTGCAATCACTAGCCGCCCGCTTAAGTTCCATATTATGTATATTACAGCAGGCCTGG belongs to Thiomicrorhabdus immobilis and includes:
- a CDS encoding YkoF family thiamine/hydroxymethylpyrimidine-binding protein → MKASVEISMYPLREQYCQPIIDFIDELESHPEVSIQRNSMSTHIYGDYQAVMDTLNTEMLKVLEQIPETVFVIKLIGTDREKAVIDTCG
- the pnuC gene encoding nicotinamide riboside transporter PnuC; this translates as MDNSLITEIIHQFSVQSSWELLAASLGILYVVLAAKESAWCWPAAFASTVIYTVLFWEGQLPMQALLNFYYMGMAVYGFILWRGVNNTENIIAITSRPLKFHIMYITAGLVISFLIGYYLDSFPETQLPYLDAFVMVFSVMTTVLMARKVIENWLYWIVIDSFAIALYWQTGFYATIVMFTVYLVLAAYGYLNWKKLHAV